In the Anser cygnoides isolate HZ-2024a breed goose chromosome 27, Taihu_goose_T2T_genome, whole genome shotgun sequence genome, one interval contains:
- the TLE2 gene encoding transducin-like enhancer protein 2 isoform X4 gives MFPQGRQPPPPRPLKFSVPETCERLKEEFRLLQAQCHSLKLECEKLVSEKTEMQRHYVMYYEMSYGLNIEMHKQAEIVKRLNAICAQIVPLLAQEHQQQVLQAVERAKQVTMAELNSIVGQQQLQHLSHHVHPLALTPHPSSVQLPSLAGASSAAGLLALSGALMAQSQLAAKEDRVAQDGESRERSPGRSVSASPPESPPAEEQTGGAGLKRNWEERDPAGHYDSDGDKSDYNLVVDEDPRSEPSSPSRAPSSQLPPARDVPESPASGSSGASSRSVTPPRPQDRELPDPPASTSSVSPPPRDTLTPGPGPSSAALLRQPPAKAPATDTTGHQFGGAAGSYVRASGPGCSGDAGSKDVAGASCWRGSGMAKALRSPLSISSPFTASFGLVPHAALNSELAAPSMYVGIHLPPQVSSAVMYGRSPMVAFESHPHLRASALPASLSTVPAGKPAYSFYVGTDGQMQPVPFPPDALLGSGIPRHARQLHTLAHGEVVCAVTISSSTQHVYTGGKGCVKVWDVGQPGTKTAVAQLDCLNRDNYIRSCKLLPDGRSLIVGGEASTLSIWDLAAPTPRIKAELTSSAPACYALAISPDAKVCFSCCSDGNIVVWDLQNQTMVRQFQGHTDGASCIDISNYGTKLWTGGLDNTVRCWDLREGRQLQQHDFSSQIFSLGHCPTGEWLAVGMESSNVEILHGSKPDKYQLHLHESCVLSLKFAACGKWFVSTGKDNLLNAWRTPYGASIFQSKESSSVLSCDISVNDKFIVTGSGDKKATVYEVVY, from the exons ATGTTCCCGCAGGGCCGGCAGCCC ccccccccccggcccctcaaGTTCTCGGTCCCGGAGACCTGCGAGCGGCTCAAGGAGgagttccggctcctgcaggcGCAGTGCCACAG CCTGAAGCTGGAATGCGAGAAGCTGGTGAGCGAGAAGACGGAGATGCAGCGGCACTATGTCATG TACTACGAGATGTCCTACGGGCTGAACATCGAGATGCACAAGCAG GCGGAGATTGTCAAGAGGCTGAATGCCATCTGTGCGCAGATCGTACCGCTCCTGGCGCAGGAG caccagcagcaggtcctGCAGGCGGTGGAGCGGGCCAAGCAGGTGACGATGGCAGAGCTCAACAGCATCGTCGGG cagcagcagctacagcACCTCTCCCACCACGTCCACCCCCTCGCACTGACACCGCACCCCTCCAGCGTGCAGCTGCCCAGCCTGGCAGGGGCCAGCAGTGCGGCGGGGCTCCTGGCCCTCTCGGGAGCACTGATGGCACAGTCGCAGCTGGCTGCCAAGGAGGACAGAGTGGCCCAggatggggagagcagag AGCGCAGCCCCGGCCGA AGCGTTTCGGCGTCCCCTCCGGAGAGCCCCCCTGCTGAGGAGCAGACAGGGGGCGCAGGGCTGAAGCGGAACTGGGAGGAGAGGGACCCGGCTGGGCATTAC GATAGCGATGGGGACAAGAGCGACTACAACCTGGTGGTGGACGAG gacccccgctccgagcccagcagccccagtcGTGCacccagcagccagctcccGCCAGCCCGGGACGTGCCCGAGAGCCCTGCCTCTGGCAGCTCCGGTGCCTCCAGCCGGAGCGTGACCCCCCCGCGGCCTCAGGACCGGGAGCTG CCAGACCCCCCAGCCTCCACGTCCTCCGTGTCCCCTCCACCCCGCGACACCCTCACGCCTGGCCCGGGGCCGAGCTCGGCCGCGCTCCTCCGGCAGCCTCCAGCCAAGGCGCCGGCCACGGACACCACAG GCCATCAATTCGGTGGTGCTGCAGGAAGCTACGTGCGTGCTTCAGGTCCAGGCTGCAGTGGGGATGCAGGAAGCAAGGACGTGGCCGGGGCCTCATGCTGGCGAGGCTCGGGTATGGCCAAAG ctctccgCAGCCCCCTGAGCATCTCCAGCCCCTTCACCGCCTCCTTTGGGCTGGTGCCCCATGCTGCCCTCAACAGTGAGCTTGCGGCCCCCAGCATGTACGTGGGCATCCACCTCCCGCCGCAGGTCAGCAGCGCCGTCATGTACGGACGCTCGCCGATG GTGGCTTTCGAGTCGCACCCTCACCTGAGGGCTTCCGCGCTCCCAGCATCGCTCTCCACTGTCCCTGCAGGGAAGCC CGCCTACTCCTTCTACGTCGGCACCGACGGGCAGATGCAGCCCGTGCCGTTCCCCCCTGATGCCCTCCTGGGCTCCGGCATCCCCCGGCACGCGCGGCAGCTCCACACCCTGGCCCACGGCGAGGTGGTCTGCGCCGTCACCATCAGCAGCTCCACGCAGCACGTCTACACCGGGGGCAAGGGCTGCGTGAAGGTGTGGGACGTGGGGCAGCCGGGCACCAAGACGGCCGTGGCTCAGCTGGACTGCTTG AACCGTGACAACTACATCCGCTCCTGCAAGCTGCTCCCCGACGGCCGAAGCCTGATTGTGGGGGGGGAGGCCAGCACCCTGTCCATCTGGGACCTGGCGGCCCCCACACCCCGCATCAAGGCCGAGCTCACCTCCTCCGCCCCCGCCTGCTACGCCCTGGCCATCAGCCCCGATGCCAAAgtctgcttctcctgctgcagcgACGGCAACATCGTGGTGTGGGACCTGCAGAACCAGACCATGGTGAG GCAGTTCCAGGGCCACACGGATGGTGCCAGCTGCATCGACATCTCTAACTATGGCACCAAGCTGTGGACGGGGGGGCTGGACAACACGGTGCGGTGCTGGGACCTGCGGGAAGGgcggcagctgcagcagcatgaCTTCAGCTCCCAG atCTTCTCCTTGGGGCACTGCCCAACGGGCGAGTGGCTGGCGGTGGGCATGGAGAGCAGCAACGTGGAGATCCTGCATGGGAGCAAGCCGGACAAGTACCAGCTGCACCTCCACGAGAGCTGTGTTCTCTCCCTCAAGTTCGCCGCCTGCG GGAAGTGGTTTGTGAGCACGGGGAAGGACAACCTGCTCAACGCCTGGCGCACGCCCTATGGCGCCAGCATCTTCCAG TCCAAAGAGTCCTCCTCAGTGCTGAGCTGTGACATCTCCGTCAATGACAAATTCATTGTCACGGGCTCTGGCGACAAGAAGGCCACGGTGTATGAGGTGGTGTACTGA
- the TLE2 gene encoding transducin-like enhancer protein 2 isoform X7: MFPQGRQPPPPRPLKFSVPETCERLKEEFRLLQAQCHSLKLECEKLVSEKTEMQRHYVMYYEMSYGLNIEMHKQAEIVKRLNAICAQIVPLLAQEHQQQVLQAVERAKQVTMAELNSIVGQQQLQHLSHHVHPLALTPHPSSVQLPSLAGASSAAGLLALSGALMAQSQLAAKEDRVAQDGESRERSPGRSVSASPPESPPAEEQTGGAGLKRNWEERDPAGHYDSDGDKSDYNLVVDEDPRSEPSSPSRAPSSQLPPARDVPESPASGSSGASSRSVTPPRPQDRELPDPPASTSSVSPPPRDTLTPGPGPSSAALLRQPPAKAPATDTTALRSPLSISSPFTASFGLVPHAALNSELAAPSMYVGIHLPPQVSSAVMYGRSPMVAFESHPHLRASALPASLSTVPAGKPAYSFYVGTDGQMQPVPFPPDALLGSGIPRHARQLHTLAHGEVVCAVTISSSTQHVYTGGKGCVKVWDVGQPGTKTAVAQLDCLNRDNYIRSCKLLPDGRSLIVGGEASTLSIWDLAAPTPRIKAELTSSAPACYALAISPDAKVCFSCCSDGNIVVWDLQNQTMVRQFQGHTDGASCIDISNYGTKLWTGGLDNTVRCWDLREGRQLQQHDFSSQIFSLGHCPTGEWLAVGMESSNVEILHGSKPDKYQLHLHESCVLSLKFAACGKWFVSTGKDNLLNAWRTPYGASIFQSKESSSVLSCDISVNDKFIVTGSGDKKATVYEVVY, encoded by the exons ATGTTCCCGCAGGGCCGGCAGCCC ccccccccccggcccctcaaGTTCTCGGTCCCGGAGACCTGCGAGCGGCTCAAGGAGgagttccggctcctgcaggcGCAGTGCCACAG CCTGAAGCTGGAATGCGAGAAGCTGGTGAGCGAGAAGACGGAGATGCAGCGGCACTATGTCATG TACTACGAGATGTCCTACGGGCTGAACATCGAGATGCACAAGCAG GCGGAGATTGTCAAGAGGCTGAATGCCATCTGTGCGCAGATCGTACCGCTCCTGGCGCAGGAG caccagcagcaggtcctGCAGGCGGTGGAGCGGGCCAAGCAGGTGACGATGGCAGAGCTCAACAGCATCGTCGGG cagcagcagctacagcACCTCTCCCACCACGTCCACCCCCTCGCACTGACACCGCACCCCTCCAGCGTGCAGCTGCCCAGCCTGGCAGGGGCCAGCAGTGCGGCGGGGCTCCTGGCCCTCTCGGGAGCACTGATGGCACAGTCGCAGCTGGCTGCCAAGGAGGACAGAGTGGCCCAggatggggagagcagag AGCGCAGCCCCGGCCGA AGCGTTTCGGCGTCCCCTCCGGAGAGCCCCCCTGCTGAGGAGCAGACAGGGGGCGCAGGGCTGAAGCGGAACTGGGAGGAGAGGGACCCGGCTGGGCATTAC GATAGCGATGGGGACAAGAGCGACTACAACCTGGTGGTGGACGAG gacccccgctccgagcccagcagccccagtcGTGCacccagcagccagctcccGCCAGCCCGGGACGTGCCCGAGAGCCCTGCCTCTGGCAGCTCCGGTGCCTCCAGCCGGAGCGTGACCCCCCCGCGGCCTCAGGACCGGGAGCTG CCAGACCCCCCAGCCTCCACGTCCTCCGTGTCCCCTCCACCCCGCGACACCCTCACGCCTGGCCCGGGGCCGAGCTCGGCCGCGCTCCTCCGGCAGCCTCCAGCCAAGGCGCCGGCCACGGACACCACAG ctctccgCAGCCCCCTGAGCATCTCCAGCCCCTTCACCGCCTCCTTTGGGCTGGTGCCCCATGCTGCCCTCAACAGTGAGCTTGCGGCCCCCAGCATGTACGTGGGCATCCACCTCCCGCCGCAGGTCAGCAGCGCCGTCATGTACGGACGCTCGCCGATG GTGGCTTTCGAGTCGCACCCTCACCTGAGGGCTTCCGCGCTCCCAGCATCGCTCTCCACTGTCCCTGCAGGGAAGCC CGCCTACTCCTTCTACGTCGGCACCGACGGGCAGATGCAGCCCGTGCCGTTCCCCCCTGATGCCCTCCTGGGCTCCGGCATCCCCCGGCACGCGCGGCAGCTCCACACCCTGGCCCACGGCGAGGTGGTCTGCGCCGTCACCATCAGCAGCTCCACGCAGCACGTCTACACCGGGGGCAAGGGCTGCGTGAAGGTGTGGGACGTGGGGCAGCCGGGCACCAAGACGGCCGTGGCTCAGCTGGACTGCTTG AACCGTGACAACTACATCCGCTCCTGCAAGCTGCTCCCCGACGGCCGAAGCCTGATTGTGGGGGGGGAGGCCAGCACCCTGTCCATCTGGGACCTGGCGGCCCCCACACCCCGCATCAAGGCCGAGCTCACCTCCTCCGCCCCCGCCTGCTACGCCCTGGCCATCAGCCCCGATGCCAAAgtctgcttctcctgctgcagcgACGGCAACATCGTGGTGTGGGACCTGCAGAACCAGACCATGGTGAG GCAGTTCCAGGGCCACACGGATGGTGCCAGCTGCATCGACATCTCTAACTATGGCACCAAGCTGTGGACGGGGGGGCTGGACAACACGGTGCGGTGCTGGGACCTGCGGGAAGGgcggcagctgcagcagcatgaCTTCAGCTCCCAG atCTTCTCCTTGGGGCACTGCCCAACGGGCGAGTGGCTGGCGGTGGGCATGGAGAGCAGCAACGTGGAGATCCTGCATGGGAGCAAGCCGGACAAGTACCAGCTGCACCTCCACGAGAGCTGTGTTCTCTCCCTCAAGTTCGCCGCCTGCG GGAAGTGGTTTGTGAGCACGGGGAAGGACAACCTGCTCAACGCCTGGCGCACGCCCTATGGCGCCAGCATCTTCCAG TCCAAAGAGTCCTCCTCAGTGCTGAGCTGTGACATCTCCGTCAATGACAAATTCATTGTCACGGGCTCTGGCGACAAGAAGGCCACGGTGTATGAGGTGGTGTACTGA
- the TLE2 gene encoding transducin-like enhancer protein 2 isoform X9 gives MQRHYVMYYEMSYGLNIEMHKQAEIVKRLNAICAQIVPLLAQEHQQQVLQAVERAKQVTMAELNSIVGQQQLQHLSHHVHPLALTPHPSSVQLPSLAGASSAAGLLALSGALMAQSQLAAKEDRVAQDGESRERSPGRSVSASPPESPPAEEQTGGAGLKRNWEERDPAGHYDSDGDKSDYNLVVDEDPRSEPSSPSRAPSSQLPPARDVPESPASGSSGASSRSVTPPRPQDRELPDPPASTSSVSPPPRDTLTPGPGPSSAALLRQPPAKAPATDTTGHQFGGAAGSYVRASGPGCSGDAGSKDVAGASCWRGSGMAKALRSPLSISSPFTASFGLVPHAALNSELAAPSMYVGIHLPPQVSSAVMYGRSPMVAFESHPHLRASALPASLSTVPAGKPCLLTNKELADYSWLQPLLARPLQVPAARAYSFYVGTDGQMQPVPFPPDALLGSGIPRHARQLHTLAHGEVVCAVTISSSTQHVYTGGKGCVKVWDVGQPGTKTAVAQLDCLNRDNYIRSCKLLPDGRSLIVGGEASTLSIWDLAAPTPRIKAELTSSAPACYALAISPDAKVCFSCCSDGNIVVWDLQNQTMVRQFQGHTDGASCIDISNYGTKLWTGGLDNTVRCWDLREGRQLQQHDFSSQIFSLGHCPTGEWLAVGMESSNVEILHGSKPDKYQLHLHESCVLSLKFAACGKWFVSTGKDNLLNAWRTPYGASIFQSKESSSVLSCDISVNDKFIVTGSGDKKATVYEVVY, from the exons ATGCAGCGGCACTATGTCATG TACTACGAGATGTCCTACGGGCTGAACATCGAGATGCACAAGCAG GCGGAGATTGTCAAGAGGCTGAATGCCATCTGTGCGCAGATCGTACCGCTCCTGGCGCAGGAG caccagcagcaggtcctGCAGGCGGTGGAGCGGGCCAAGCAGGTGACGATGGCAGAGCTCAACAGCATCGTCGGG cagcagcagctacagcACCTCTCCCACCACGTCCACCCCCTCGCACTGACACCGCACCCCTCCAGCGTGCAGCTGCCCAGCCTGGCAGGGGCCAGCAGTGCGGCGGGGCTCCTGGCCCTCTCGGGAGCACTGATGGCACAGTCGCAGCTGGCTGCCAAGGAGGACAGAGTGGCCCAggatggggagagcagag AGCGCAGCCCCGGCCGA AGCGTTTCGGCGTCCCCTCCGGAGAGCCCCCCTGCTGAGGAGCAGACAGGGGGCGCAGGGCTGAAGCGGAACTGGGAGGAGAGGGACCCGGCTGGGCATTAC GATAGCGATGGGGACAAGAGCGACTACAACCTGGTGGTGGACGAG gacccccgctccgagcccagcagccccagtcGTGCacccagcagccagctcccGCCAGCCCGGGACGTGCCCGAGAGCCCTGCCTCTGGCAGCTCCGGTGCCTCCAGCCGGAGCGTGACCCCCCCGCGGCCTCAGGACCGGGAGCTG CCAGACCCCCCAGCCTCCACGTCCTCCGTGTCCCCTCCACCCCGCGACACCCTCACGCCTGGCCCGGGGCCGAGCTCGGCCGCGCTCCTCCGGCAGCCTCCAGCCAAGGCGCCGGCCACGGACACCACAG GCCATCAATTCGGTGGTGCTGCAGGAAGCTACGTGCGTGCTTCAGGTCCAGGCTGCAGTGGGGATGCAGGAAGCAAGGACGTGGCCGGGGCCTCATGCTGGCGAGGCTCGGGTATGGCCAAAG ctctccgCAGCCCCCTGAGCATCTCCAGCCCCTTCACCGCCTCCTTTGGGCTGGTGCCCCATGCTGCCCTCAACAGTGAGCTTGCGGCCCCCAGCATGTACGTGGGCATCCACCTCCCGCCGCAGGTCAGCAGCGCCGTCATGTACGGACGCTCGCCGATG GTGGCTTTCGAGTCGCACCCTCACCTGAGGGCTTCCGCGCTCCCAGCATCGCTCTCCACTGTCCCTGCAGGGAAGCC CTGTTTACTGACAAACAAGGAGCTGGCCGATTACAGCTGGTTGCAGCCCCTGTTAGCCAGACCGCTGCAGGTGCCCGCTGCACG CGCCTACTCCTTCTACGTCGGCACCGACGGGCAGATGCAGCCCGTGCCGTTCCCCCCTGATGCCCTCCTGGGCTCCGGCATCCCCCGGCACGCGCGGCAGCTCCACACCCTGGCCCACGGCGAGGTGGTCTGCGCCGTCACCATCAGCAGCTCCACGCAGCACGTCTACACCGGGGGCAAGGGCTGCGTGAAGGTGTGGGACGTGGGGCAGCCGGGCACCAAGACGGCCGTGGCTCAGCTGGACTGCTTG AACCGTGACAACTACATCCGCTCCTGCAAGCTGCTCCCCGACGGCCGAAGCCTGATTGTGGGGGGGGAGGCCAGCACCCTGTCCATCTGGGACCTGGCGGCCCCCACACCCCGCATCAAGGCCGAGCTCACCTCCTCCGCCCCCGCCTGCTACGCCCTGGCCATCAGCCCCGATGCCAAAgtctgcttctcctgctgcagcgACGGCAACATCGTGGTGTGGGACCTGCAGAACCAGACCATGGTGAG GCAGTTCCAGGGCCACACGGATGGTGCCAGCTGCATCGACATCTCTAACTATGGCACCAAGCTGTGGACGGGGGGGCTGGACAACACGGTGCGGTGCTGGGACCTGCGGGAAGGgcggcagctgcagcagcatgaCTTCAGCTCCCAG atCTTCTCCTTGGGGCACTGCCCAACGGGCGAGTGGCTGGCGGTGGGCATGGAGAGCAGCAACGTGGAGATCCTGCATGGGAGCAAGCCGGACAAGTACCAGCTGCACCTCCACGAGAGCTGTGTTCTCTCCCTCAAGTTCGCCGCCTGCG GGAAGTGGTTTGTGAGCACGGGGAAGGACAACCTGCTCAACGCCTGGCGCACGCCCTATGGCGCCAGCATCTTCCAG TCCAAAGAGTCCTCCTCAGTGCTGAGCTGTGACATCTCCGTCAATGACAAATTCATTGTCACGGGCTCTGGCGACAAGAAGGCCACGGTGTATGAGGTGGTGTACTGA
- the TLE2 gene encoding transducin-like enhancer protein 2 isoform X5 has translation MFPQGRQPPPPRPLKFSVPETCERLKEEFRLLQAQCHSLKLECEKLVSEKTEMQRHYVMYYEMSYGLNIEMHKQAEIVKRLNAICAQIVPLLAQEHQQQVLQAVERAKQVTMAELNSIVGQQQLQHLSHHVHPLALTPHPSSVQLPSLAGASSAAGLLALSGALMAQSQLAAKEDRVAQDGESRERSPGRSVSASPPESPPAEEQTGGAGLKRNWEERDPAGHYDSDGDKSDYNLVVDEDPRSEPSSPSRAPSSQLPPARDVPESPASGSSGASSRSVTPPRPQDRELPDPPASTSSVSPPPRDTLTPGPGPSSAALLRQPPAKAPATDTTALRSPLSISSPFTASFGLVPHAALNSELAAPSMYVGIHLPPQVSSAVMYGRSPMVAFESHPHLRASALPASLSTVPAGKPCLLTNKELADYSWLQPLLARPLQVPAARAYSFYVGTDGQMQPVPFPPDALLGSGIPRHARQLHTLAHGEVVCAVTISSSTQHVYTGGKGCVKVWDVGQPGTKTAVAQLDCLNRDNYIRSCKLLPDGRSLIVGGEASTLSIWDLAAPTPRIKAELTSSAPACYALAISPDAKVCFSCCSDGNIVVWDLQNQTMVRQFQGHTDGASCIDISNYGTKLWTGGLDNTVRCWDLREGRQLQQHDFSSQIFSLGHCPTGEWLAVGMESSNVEILHGSKPDKYQLHLHESCVLSLKFAACGKWFVSTGKDNLLNAWRTPYGASIFQSKESSSVLSCDISVNDKFIVTGSGDKKATVYEVVY, from the exons ATGTTCCCGCAGGGCCGGCAGCCC ccccccccccggcccctcaaGTTCTCGGTCCCGGAGACCTGCGAGCGGCTCAAGGAGgagttccggctcctgcaggcGCAGTGCCACAG CCTGAAGCTGGAATGCGAGAAGCTGGTGAGCGAGAAGACGGAGATGCAGCGGCACTATGTCATG TACTACGAGATGTCCTACGGGCTGAACATCGAGATGCACAAGCAG GCGGAGATTGTCAAGAGGCTGAATGCCATCTGTGCGCAGATCGTACCGCTCCTGGCGCAGGAG caccagcagcaggtcctGCAGGCGGTGGAGCGGGCCAAGCAGGTGACGATGGCAGAGCTCAACAGCATCGTCGGG cagcagcagctacagcACCTCTCCCACCACGTCCACCCCCTCGCACTGACACCGCACCCCTCCAGCGTGCAGCTGCCCAGCCTGGCAGGGGCCAGCAGTGCGGCGGGGCTCCTGGCCCTCTCGGGAGCACTGATGGCACAGTCGCAGCTGGCTGCCAAGGAGGACAGAGTGGCCCAggatggggagagcagag AGCGCAGCCCCGGCCGA AGCGTTTCGGCGTCCCCTCCGGAGAGCCCCCCTGCTGAGGAGCAGACAGGGGGCGCAGGGCTGAAGCGGAACTGGGAGGAGAGGGACCCGGCTGGGCATTAC GATAGCGATGGGGACAAGAGCGACTACAACCTGGTGGTGGACGAG gacccccgctccgagcccagcagccccagtcGTGCacccagcagccagctcccGCCAGCCCGGGACGTGCCCGAGAGCCCTGCCTCTGGCAGCTCCGGTGCCTCCAGCCGGAGCGTGACCCCCCCGCGGCCTCAGGACCGGGAGCTG CCAGACCCCCCAGCCTCCACGTCCTCCGTGTCCCCTCCACCCCGCGACACCCTCACGCCTGGCCCGGGGCCGAGCTCGGCCGCGCTCCTCCGGCAGCCTCCAGCCAAGGCGCCGGCCACGGACACCACAG ctctccgCAGCCCCCTGAGCATCTCCAGCCCCTTCACCGCCTCCTTTGGGCTGGTGCCCCATGCTGCCCTCAACAGTGAGCTTGCGGCCCCCAGCATGTACGTGGGCATCCACCTCCCGCCGCAGGTCAGCAGCGCCGTCATGTACGGACGCTCGCCGATG GTGGCTTTCGAGTCGCACCCTCACCTGAGGGCTTCCGCGCTCCCAGCATCGCTCTCCACTGTCCCTGCAGGGAAGCC CTGTTTACTGACAAACAAGGAGCTGGCCGATTACAGCTGGTTGCAGCCCCTGTTAGCCAGACCGCTGCAGGTGCCCGCTGCACG CGCCTACTCCTTCTACGTCGGCACCGACGGGCAGATGCAGCCCGTGCCGTTCCCCCCTGATGCCCTCCTGGGCTCCGGCATCCCCCGGCACGCGCGGCAGCTCCACACCCTGGCCCACGGCGAGGTGGTCTGCGCCGTCACCATCAGCAGCTCCACGCAGCACGTCTACACCGGGGGCAAGGGCTGCGTGAAGGTGTGGGACGTGGGGCAGCCGGGCACCAAGACGGCCGTGGCTCAGCTGGACTGCTTG AACCGTGACAACTACATCCGCTCCTGCAAGCTGCTCCCCGACGGCCGAAGCCTGATTGTGGGGGGGGAGGCCAGCACCCTGTCCATCTGGGACCTGGCGGCCCCCACACCCCGCATCAAGGCCGAGCTCACCTCCTCCGCCCCCGCCTGCTACGCCCTGGCCATCAGCCCCGATGCCAAAgtctgcttctcctgctgcagcgACGGCAACATCGTGGTGTGGGACCTGCAGAACCAGACCATGGTGAG GCAGTTCCAGGGCCACACGGATGGTGCCAGCTGCATCGACATCTCTAACTATGGCACCAAGCTGTGGACGGGGGGGCTGGACAACACGGTGCGGTGCTGGGACCTGCGGGAAGGgcggcagctgcagcagcatgaCTTCAGCTCCCAG atCTTCTCCTTGGGGCACTGCCCAACGGGCGAGTGGCTGGCGGTGGGCATGGAGAGCAGCAACGTGGAGATCCTGCATGGGAGCAAGCCGGACAAGTACCAGCTGCACCTCCACGAGAGCTGTGTTCTCTCCCTCAAGTTCGCCGCCTGCG GGAAGTGGTTTGTGAGCACGGGGAAGGACAACCTGCTCAACGCCTGGCGCACGCCCTATGGCGCCAGCATCTTCCAG TCCAAAGAGTCCTCCTCAGTGCTGAGCTGTGACATCTCCGTCAATGACAAATTCATTGTCACGGGCTCTGGCGACAAGAAGGCCACGGTGTATGAGGTGGTGTACTGA